One window from the genome of Ailuropoda melanoleuca isolate Jingjing chromosome 5, ASM200744v2, whole genome shotgun sequence encodes:
- the ATXN1 gene encoding ataxin-1 → MKSNQERSNECLPPKKREIPATSRPSEEKAAVPPSDNHRAEAVAWLPGNSGGRTHGGGRHGPAGTSVELGLQQGIGLHKALSTGLDYSPPSAPRSVPATSTLPTAYPPPQSGTPVSPVQYAHLPHTFQFIGSSQYSGPYAGFIPSQLISPTASPVTSAVASAAGATTPSQRSQLEAYSTLLANMGSLSQASGHKAEPPPPQQQQQQHLGRTPGLITPGSPPPTQQNQYVHISSSPQSAGRTASPPAIPVHLHPHQTMIPHTLTLGPSPQVVVQYTDSGSHFVPREAAKKAESGRLQQAMQAKELLNGEVEKGRRYGAPSSADLGLVKAGKSLPHPYESRHVVVHPSAADYGGRDSSGVRASVMVLPTSNTPAADLEVQQVTHREASPSTLNDKSSLHLGKPGHRSYALSPQQALGPEGVKAATVATLSPHTVIQTTHSASEPLPVGLPATAFYAGTQAPVIGYLSSQQQAITYAGSLPQHLVIPGTQPLLIPVGSADVEGSGAAPAIATSSPQFAAMPHTFVTTALPKSENFSPEALVTQAAYPAMVQAQIHLPVVQSVASPAAAPPTLPPYFMKGSIIQLANGELKKVEDLKTEDFIQSAEISSDLKIDSSTVERIEDSHHPGVAVIQFAVGEHRAQVSVEVLVEYPFFVFGQGWSSCCPERTSQLFDLPCSKLSVGDVCISLTLRNLKNGSVKKGPPVDPASVLLKHSKTDILAGSRHRYAEQENGINQGSAQMLSENGELKFPEKIGLPAAPLLTKTEPSKPTATRKRRWSAPETRKLEKSEDEPPLTLPKPSLIPQEVKICIEGRSNVGK, encoded by the exons ATGAAATCCAACCAAGAGCGGAGCAACGAATGCCTGCCTCCCAAGAAGCGCGAGATCCCCGCCACCAGCCGGCCTTCCGAGGAGAAGGCGGCTGTGCCGCCGAGCGACAACCACCGGGCAGAGGCCGTGGCATGGCTGCCGGGCAACTCCGGTGGCCGCACCCACGGGGGCGGCAGGCATGGCCCGGCGGGGACTTCGGTGGAGCTCGGTTTACAACAGGGAATAGGTTTACACAAAGCGCTGTCCACGGGGCTGGACTACTCCCCGCCCAGCGCGCCCAGGTCTGTCCCGGCGACCAGCACGCTGCCCACGGCGTACCCTCCCCCGCAGTCCGGGACGCCGGTGTCCCCCGTGCAGTATGCTCACCTGCCACACACCTTCCAGTTCATCGGGTCCTCCCAGTACAGCGGGCCCTACGCCGGGTTCATCCCTTCACAGCTGATCTCCCCGACAGCCAGCCCCGTCACCAGTGCCGTGGCCTCTGCCGCGGGGGCCACCACTCCATCCCAGCGCTCGCAGCTGGAGGCCTATTCCACTCTGCTGGCCAACATGGGCAGTCTGAGCCAAGCCTCAGGACACAAGGCTGAGCCGCCGccgccccagcagcagcagcagcagcacctgggcaGGACGCCGGGCCTCATCACCCCGgggtcccccccacccacccagcagaACCAGTACGTCCACATCTCCAGCTCTCCGCAGAGCGCCGGGCGCACGGCCTCTCCTCCGGCCATCCCCGTACACCTCCACCCGCACCAGACGATGATCCCACACACGCTCACCCTGGGGCCCTCCCCCCAGGTCGTAGTGCAATACACCGACTCCGGCAGCCACTTCGTGCCACGCGAGGCCGCCAAGAAAGCCGAGAGTGGCAGGCTGCAGCAGGCCATGCAGGCCAAGGAGCTCCTGAACGGGGAGGTGGAGAAGGGCCGGAGGTACGGGGCCCCGAGCTCGGCCGACCTGGGCCTGGTGAAGGCCGGCAAGTCCCTTCCTCACCCGTACGAGTCCAGGCACGTGGTGGTCCACCCAAGCGCCGCCGACTACGGCGGCCGGGACTCCTCGGGGGTCCGGGCCTCTGTGATGGTCCTGCCCACCAGCAACACACCCGCCGCGGACTTGGAGGTGCAGCAGGTCACGCACCGGGAGGCCTCCCCGTCCACCCTCAACGACAAAAGCAGCCTGCACCTGGGGAAGCCTGGGCACCGGTCCTACGCGCTGTCACCCCAACAGGCTCTGGGCCCGGAAGGTGTGAAGGCCGCCACCGTCGCCACGCTGTCCCCCCACACGGTCATCCAGACCACACACAGCGCTTCAGAGCCACTCCCGGTGGGCCTGCCGGCCACCGCCTTCTACGCGGGGACGCAGGCGCCGGTCATCGGCTACCTGAGCAGCCAGCAGCAAGCGATCACGTACGCCGGCAGCCTACCCCAGCACCTGGTGATCCCCGGCACGCAGCCCCTGCTCATCCCGGTGGGCAGCGCCGACGTGGAGGGGTCGGGGGCAGCCCCCGCCATAGCCACCTCGTCGCCCCAATTCGCTGCCATGCCTCACACATTCGTCACCACCGCCCTTCCCAAGAGCGAGAACTTCAGCCCGGAGGCCCTGGTCACACAGGCCGCTTACCCCGCCATGGTGCAGGCCCAGATCCACCTGCCCGTGGTGCAGTCGGTGGCGTCCCCCGCCGCGGCGCCCCCCACACTGCCCCCCTACTTCATGAAAGGCTCCATCATCCAGTTGGCCAACGGGGAGCTCAAGAAGGTAGAGGACCTCAAGACGGAAGACTTCATCCAGAGTGCCGAGATCAGCAGCGATCTGAAGATCGACTCCAGCACGGTGGAGAGGATCGAGGATAGCCACCACCCCGGCGTGGCCGTGATCCAGTTTGCTGTCGGGGAGCACCGAGCACAG GTCAGCGTGGAGGTCTTGGTAGAGTACCCTTTTTTTGTGTTTGGACAGGGCTGGTCATCCTGCTGTCCAGAGAGAACCAGCCAGCTCTTTGATCTGCCATGTTCCAAACTCTCAGTTGGGGATGTCTGCATCTCGCTGACCCTCAGAAACCTGAAGAACGGCTCTGTTAAAAAGGGCCCGCCCGTGGATCCCGCCAGCGTCCTGCTGAAGCATTCAAAGACCGACATCCTGGCAGGCAGCCGACACAGGTACGCGGAGCAGGAGAACGGCATCAACCAGGGAAGTGCCCAGATGCTGTCTGAGAATGGCGAACTCAAGTTTCCGGAAAAAATAGGATTGCCTGCAGCGCCCTTGCTCACCAAAACAGAACCCAGCAAGCCCACAGCAACGAGGAAGAGGAGGTGGTCGGCCCCGGAGACCCGCAAACTGGAGAAGTCAGAAGACGAGCCACCTTTGACTCTTCCTAAGCCTTCTCTAATTCCTCAGGAGGTTAAGATTTGCATTGAAGGCCGGTCTAATGTAGGCAAGTAG